DNA from Lolium perenne isolate Kyuss_39 unplaced genomic scaffold, Kyuss_2.0 unplaced36, whole genome shotgun sequence:
GTTGTGGCAATGATTGCAATTTTTGTGGCAATAATTGCAATTGACAAGGTACTACCACAAGAAATAATTGTAATTGAAAAGTCATCGCGTCGAATAATCGGGTAATCACCATTGACCCAAAAGAAATCGGTGGTCAAAGGTATTTTTAAACTATGTGCATGTCTGTTAAACTATATCAGGTTGAGCCTTCTACATAGTTTTGCATTGAGATTTAGGCAGTGGTACAAATATTACATGATATAATGCATTATAGAGatattgccatgaatgtgttgttTAGGAGGACGGGCTCCATGGAGCCCTTATTTTTTTTTCTAAATCGGTATTTTGAAGTTAAAAAACTCTAAACAAAATCCAGGATGTAGATAATAATGAGTTTTACCTATGTGCAAAAATCCAAAGAAAAATATTATATAATCCGGGCTGTGTTAAAATGACAATTCTAAATCTTGGGTACTCCCTCCTATCCATAATCCGGGGAACTAAAACCCTGGCACTTACTGacattattatggatcggaggcaGTAGTGAATAGTCCAAAATTTGAAAACCCTTATGTTTCCAGcatttgtcatttttgtatagGCCAGAATACAAATTATTtcactatgagattttgaatgacCGTAGAATACATCATTGATAACATCTAGAATTTTTCAGAATTCTTTGAAACACCAAAATCTCAAAAAACTAATCAAAACATGCTCCAGCTCCAAAGTGACTTTTCTATAGTATTATATACTAGCATCATATGGATGCATGATACTAATACGTAGTATATTGATACTAGCCATCGCGACCATACTCACATTTGACCACAGAGAACCTATCTTGTCCACCCCGGAGGGGGTGTAGGCGCCCGTGGGTACCAAGTGCATTTTTAAATCACTATTTTTCTTTTTTGCGAAACCGTACTAAATCACCATTGACTCAAAAGAGGTTTCTCCTGGCAGGTTCCTACTGTAGCAACCCGGACCTCGGGGCCTATATCTAGTTGTGCATGATTCATGTGGTGCGGATATGCATATCCATGATGCAACTCTAGCGGATCCATTTTCGGATATGCACCACATGGATATGCATATCCATGTGTGGCATATCTATGAAATATAAACAAAAATTTAGTGAAATCTCGTGGAATTTTTATAAGAACTGAGATTAATGGTAATTTAAATGGAAAAACTAAAATGATCCAAATACGTTGAATATATATATGGTATTTTTTAAATAACAAGATTTCATTACCATTTCATTTATATCAAAAAAAATCATAGACATATAGTAGGGAAATATGGTATCGAGaggaatcagcatgaatcatgagACACTGCTATCATCGGTAAAACACTTTCCGCACATGTTTGCCGTAGAAGATAACTCTTATTTATTTGAAGGCATGTACTAGATACAGGAGTACCACCGTTCCACTTTGGTGTGTATGACTTGGTGCATCCATGTTGCACATTACAATACTTTCATGGGGTACTCGAAGGCTCTCGAGTTTCATCTCCACCTGTCTCATGGTCGGCCGTTGGGCACCTTCCATCCTCACGCATGCTGCTGCCAACATAGCTATTTCTTCAACCTTCTTGCATCCTTCTACCATGACCTGAGGATCGAGCAGACTGATGAGGTCACCTTTTGCGAGGAAAGCGGTGAAACAGGCAACTAGGCTTTTCTCCTCAGACGAACGATAGGAGCATGGTTTTTTCCTTGTGAGCAGCTCCATGAGGAGAACACCGAAGCTATAAACATCGCTCTGCTCAGTGAGCTGTCCCGAGTAGAAGTACATGGGATCTAGGTACCCGAATGTCCCTTGGATGGCGGTATCGTCCCCCGTTTGATCGACCGGGATGCACCTCGAAGCTCCAAAGTCCGGCACCTTCGCTATGAGAGTGCCATCTAACAGAATGTTCTGAGACTTGACATCTCGGTGGACTATAGGGAATGCCACGGCCAAGTGAAGGTATGCGAGGGCTCTCGCGGTCTCCGTAGCAATTCTGAGTCTATCCACCCATGGCAATGATGCTTTAGGCTCTTCGACATGAAGATGATCGTAAAGGGTTCCATTGGAGATGAACTCATACACCAGCAACGGTACCTCTGTCTCCAAGCAGCACCCGAAGAGCTTCACCACATTCAGATGGttaatgtggtgacccggcataccactgcatggtgtagtatgcaagtctgatataacaccaatgaaacactgttccactagtattatatcgctcagagtggtacaacagaaacatatgcgggtccaaggcatgtctatagaattacaacattgactctgttacataagatcatcacagcctcctactttacaatgaggtaaatctgcaaataaactccagaagaacgactcgtagtctaatcctatcacgaactctatttgtagagtatttaactatctatagaggctatgaatagattctagctaaataggagctaagtttaggaagctagttcccttctatggctaaactaggttttctccttgttggatgtggtatctgactcctctgacagggtcctgtctcttgaagtagttgttgactcctcggccttcgagttgcactgtagatcctccttcaatgcctccatatctaagcaggggatttaagagtgggatgagtacgagcgtactcaacaagttcattataggaaagaggtgtttaatgcactagctacggcattagaccagaaagtctaataccaatgcaggttttcataatcatttcttcaagaggttgcttttattcagaagaactatgtccgtcagccttcaccggtttactagaacttcatggagctcctttccggccgcgttcgcagttccatatcccggaacagggagtgacaggtcacggttctttacactctgcagaggtgtgttgctttacccataagagatcttatccttggtgccaaccgggcaatttccccgtccacacttcctatggtgtgaggcccggtataaggtctagccaattatgttcctccgctacctcgaacacccaccctttgttgcatgcgccgaccctgggtccacgtcggtcccattattcccgtatttcagggtggaccccgaccacgacaacgatctttgggctctaccatacactcctacgccggtggctgcaacccatcatagaccgcaataccgtggggacttaaggcttccccaacctaccgcttgttcttcgaacgacaagtgtctacggactgtgccgtgggg
Protein-coding regions in this window:
- the LOC127304415 gene encoding wall-associated receptor kinase 2-like translates to MPGHHINHLNVVKLFGCCLETEVPLLVYEFISNGTLYDHLHVEEPKASLPWVDRLRIATETARALAYLHLAVAFPIVHRDVKSQNILLDGTLIAKVPDFGASRCIPVDQTGDDTAIQGTFGYLDPMYFYSGQLTEQSDVYSFGVLLMELLTRKKPCSYRSSEEKSLVACFTAFLAKGDLISLLDPQVMVEGCKKVEEIAMLAAACVRMEGAQRPTMRQVEMKLESLRVPHESIVMCNMDAPSHTHQSGTVVLLYLVHAFK